A single genomic interval of Cucumis sativus cultivar 9930 chromosome 5, Cucumber_9930_V3, whole genome shotgun sequence harbors:
- the LOC101214558 gene encoding probable calcium-binding protein CML25 codes for MGFRSLFRKKKPFSSVNSPLVSSSSTLGSRSSLDDSESQITELEEVFKKFDVNGDGKISSAELGSIMRSLGHNATEEELGKMIDEFDADGDGFINLHEFVELNTKEIDPEELLENLREAFSVYDIDGNGSISAEELHKVLQSLGDDCSVADCRQMISGVDSNGDGMISFEEFKVMMSTGLSVAGS; via the coding sequence ATGGGATTTAGATCTCTGTTCCGAAAAAAGAAACCCTTCTCCTCCGTTAATTCTCCACTCGTTTCCTCATCCTCCACACTCGGATCTCGATCCTCATTAGATGATTCAGAATCTCAGATCACAGAACTCGAGGAAGTATTCAAGAAATTCGATGTGAACGGTGACGGAAAGATCTCCTCTGCTGAATTAGGCTCCATTATGAGAAGCCTAGGGCACAACGCTACAGAGGAAGAGCTCGGGAAGATGATAGACGAATTCGATGCCGATGGCGACGGATTCATCAATTTGCACGAATTTGTGGAATTAAATACTAAAGAAATCGATCCGGAGGAATTGTTGGAGAATCTGAGAGAGGCGTTTTCGGTATATGATATCGATGGAAATGGATCCATCTCTGCTGAGGAATTGCATAAGGTTCTGCAAAGTTTGGGGGACGATTGTTCGGTAGCGGATTGCCGGCAGATGATCAGCGGCGTCGATAGCAACGGCGATGGAATGATTAGCTTTGAGGAGTTCAAGGTGATGATGTCGACGGGACTGTCCGTCGCTGGCAGCTGA